The Verrucomicrobiota bacterium genome segment CTTGTAGCTGCGAGGGATTTTCAGCAGGTCCGCAGCTTCTTTGCTGCGCTTGGGGTCGCTTTCGGCGATGGCGACGGTGGCGGCTTGGGGGCAAGAGATGAGGCTCTTGAGATGTTCGTACCCCATGGCGCCCGTCCCTATGACTGCACAGCGAAGTCGGCCAGGCATAACAATTTGAGTTCAGGCTCAGCAGAGTGGCGGTCCCGCGACTTGGATTAGATGGGGGTGATTTTCTAGGACGCACCAGCGTGCCGGTCAATCGCTAAATCGCGCTCGCTCAAGGTTTTTTAACGTCCTAAGGCCTTGCCGGCCACGGAATACCAGATAGCTGGAAGCTGCTTAAGCCATTGGCCGGGAACCTGTAACAAATTCTGTGCAACGACGGATGAACTCGAATCTACACCAATGTAACGATTTGGGTTGCGGCGTCAGCCGCGCTGGGTTCATTCGTAGTCCTGACGGAATTGTTCCGCCTCAAAAGCAAGGCTGACTTCGCCGCAAGTGGCAAAGCGACTGTGCCAGGAGACCCAATCTCTCCTCCGATTGAACTACCCGTCCCCTTCCACCGCTTCAACGCCGAGTTCATTTCAACCTTCCATCGTCCAGGCGCCAGGGACGTCCGCACAGTGACTCGCCTCGCAGCAAAACAGAGGAACAACACGACTTCGCCTGCGTCCGAACCGTAACGGACGTTCAAGACATTTTCCGCGCGGTAAGCCCGCACGCGCACCCTGTTTTTCTTCGCGTCACGTATGGCCGAGAGTTCCTTTCGCAGTCGAATCAACTCCGCGTAGAACTCCCGCAACGCTCGATGTCCGCCCTGCTTCCGAAGCGCCCAGCGTAACCGGCAACGTTGAAAAGTCCCCGAATCCTGTGGATCGGGCGCCTCGCCTCGCCACTGCAACGCCGTGAGTTCTCGCCGACGGCCCTGGTGCACCGCGTCGATCAAATTCGGATCGCTGTGGCTGATGAAGAAATAAAACGGCGCGAGTTCCCCATACTCTTCGCCCATGAACAGCATCGGAATGAACGGCGACAACAGCACGGCCGCCGCCGCCAGTTTTTGCGATTCGAGCGAAACCAAATGGCCGAGGCGCTCGCCGCCGACCCGATTGCCCACCTGATCGTGGTTTTGCGCAAAGACCACGAATTGTTTCGCCCCGATCGCACGAGGCGATTGACCGTGCCGCCGGCGGCGATACCGCGAATATTGGCCCATGAAAACACAGCCTTCGCGATACGCCTTCGCCAACTGGCTCAGGCCCCCATAATCCGCGTAATAGCCCGTCCGTTCGCCAGTCAGCAACC includes the following:
- the treZ gene encoding malto-oligosyltrehalose trehalohydrolase; protein product: EVHLVGRGERFAQLRGAKDGYLAAILNGIKPGARYFYRLDGRREFPDPASRLQPAGVHGPSAVIDPNFTWDDQGWTGLPLRDYIIYELHAGTFTRRGTFDAIVPRLAELKRLGITAIELMPIAQFPGERNWGYDGVCPFAVQNSYGGPAGLKRLVNACHRHGLAVVLDVVYNHLGPEGNYLGQFAPYFSDRYRTPWGPAPNFDGPQSQEVRRYFQENALYWQTEFHIDALRLDAVHMVRDSSATPFWKELAAVAQRQAERLARKFHLIAESDLSSVRFVQPQSRGGYGLDAQWSDDFHHALHGLLTGERTGYYADYGGLSQLAKAYREGCVFMGQYSRYRRRRHGQSPRAIGAKQFVVFAQNHDQVGNRVGGERLGHLVSLESQKLAAAAVLLSPFIPMLFMGEEYGELAPFYFFISHSDPNLIDAVHQGRRRELTALQWRGEAPDPQDSGTFQRCRLRWALRKQGGHRALREFYAELIRLRKELSAIRDAKKNRVRVRAYRAENVLNVRYGSDAGEVVLFLCFAARRVTVRTSLAPGRWKVEMNSALKRWKGTGSSIGGEIGSPGTVALPLAAKSALLLRRNNSVRTTNEPSAADAATQIVTLV